Proteins from a single region of Streptomyces griseiscabiei:
- a CDS encoding Zn-ribbon domain-containing OB-fold protein — MVVGWFTGEGEAFRLLGTRCSACASVFFPREDVLCRNPGCPGGELREVPLSRRGRVWSYTDGRYRPPSPYVSDPELPWEPYALIAVELAEERLVVLGQAVPGVTVADLAVGMEVEVVPGVLNEDAETTWTTWHWRPTGVGA, encoded by the coding sequence GTGGTCGTCGGCTGGTTCACCGGGGAGGGCGAGGCGTTCCGGTTGCTCGGTACGCGCTGTTCGGCGTGCGCCTCGGTGTTCTTCCCGCGTGAGGACGTCCTGTGCCGCAATCCGGGCTGTCCTGGCGGTGAGCTGCGCGAGGTGCCCCTGTCGCGCCGGGGGCGGGTGTGGTCGTACACCGACGGCCGGTACCGGCCCCCGTCACCCTACGTGTCCGATCCGGAACTTCCCTGGGAGCCGTACGCGTTGATCGCTGTGGAACTGGCCGAAGAACGCCTCGTGGTGCTGGGGCAGGCGGTACCCGGGGTCACCGTCGCCGATCTGGCCGTGGGCATGGAGGTGGAGGTCGTCCCCGGTGTGCTGAACGAGGACGCGGAGACGACCTGGACGACCTGGCACTGGCGGCCGACGGGGGTGGGGGCGTGA
- a CDS encoding DUF742 domain-containing protein: MSRDGQGRSHWFDDEAGPVVRPYAMTRGRTNHAIQHRLDLIAVVVTEPHVDDPEEDHSLSPEHVRIVELCRDTPQSVAELAAELDLPVGVVRVLVGDLVDEELVHVTRPVPPAELVDESILRDVINGLRAL, from the coding sequence ATGAGCCGAGACGGTCAGGGAAGAAGCCACTGGTTCGACGACGAGGCCGGGCCAGTGGTGCGTCCGTACGCGATGACACGCGGCCGGACCAACCACGCGATCCAGCACCGCCTCGACCTGATCGCCGTGGTCGTCACGGAACCGCACGTCGACGACCCGGAGGAGGACCACTCCCTCTCCCCTGAGCACGTCCGTATCGTCGAACTCTGCCGTGACACCCCCCAGTCGGTGGCCGAACTGGCCGCCGAGCTGGACCTGCCCGTCGGAGTCGTCCGCGTCCTCGTCGGAGACCTCGTGGACGAGGAACTCGTCCACGTGACCCGCCCCGTCCCGCCCGCCGAACTGGTCGACGAGAGCATCCTGCGTGATGTGATCAACGGTCTCCGGGCGCTCTGA
- a CDS encoding acetoacetate--CoA ligase: MTSANPSPLWQPDTERIARARITAFQSWAAEHHGAPADGGYPALHRWSVDELETFWKAVTEWFDVRFSTPYARVLGDRAMPGADWFPGATLNYAEHALRAADARADEPALLHVDETHEPRPVTWSELRRQVGSLAAELRALGVRPGDRVSGYLPNIPEAVVALLATAAVGGVWTSCAPDFGARSVLDRFQQVEPVVLFTVDGYRYGGKEHDRRDTVAELRRELPTLRAVVHIPVLGTEAPDGALEWSALTSADVPPVFEQVPFDHPLWVLYSSGTTGLPKAIVQSQGGILVEHLKQLGLHCDLGPEDRFFWYTSTGWMMWNFLVSGLLTGTTVVLYDGSPGHPDTGAQWSVAERTGATLFGTSAAYVMACRKAGIHPGRDYDLSRVQCVGTTGSPLPPDGFRWLHDEVREDLWIASVSGGTDVCSCFAGAVPTLPVHIGELQAPSLGTDLRSWDPSGRPLIDEVGELVVTNPMPSMPIHFWNDPDGTRYHDSYFDTYPGVWRHGDWITLTSRGSVVIHGRSDSTLNRQGVRMGSADIYEAVERLPEIKESLVIGIEQPDGGYWMPLFVQLAPGASLDEALLDRIKRTIRENLSPRHVPDEVIEVPGVPHTLTGKRIEVPVKRLLQGTPLEKAVNPGSVDNLDLLRFYEDLARKRA; the protein is encoded by the coding sequence ATGACCTCAGCGAACCCCTCGCCGCTCTGGCAGCCCGACACGGAACGCATCGCCCGGGCCCGGATCACCGCGTTCCAGTCCTGGGCCGCCGAACACCACGGAGCCCCCGCCGACGGCGGCTACCCGGCCCTGCACCGCTGGTCCGTCGACGAACTCGAGACGTTCTGGAAAGCCGTCACCGAGTGGTTCGACGTACGGTTCTCCACCCCCTACGCGCGCGTGCTCGGCGACCGCGCCATGCCCGGCGCCGACTGGTTCCCCGGCGCCACCCTCAACTACGCCGAACACGCCCTCCGCGCCGCCGACGCCCGCGCCGACGAACCGGCCCTCCTCCACGTCGACGAGACCCACGAACCCCGCCCGGTGACCTGGTCCGAACTGCGCCGCCAGGTCGGCTCCCTCGCCGCCGAACTGCGCGCCCTCGGCGTACGCCCCGGGGACCGCGTCAGCGGCTATCTCCCGAACATCCCCGAGGCCGTCGTCGCCCTCCTCGCCACCGCGGCCGTCGGCGGCGTCTGGACCTCCTGCGCCCCGGACTTCGGCGCCCGCAGCGTCCTCGACCGCTTCCAACAGGTCGAACCCGTCGTCCTGTTCACCGTCGACGGCTACCGCTACGGCGGCAAGGAACACGACCGCCGCGACACCGTCGCCGAACTCCGCCGCGAACTGCCCACCCTGCGCGCCGTCGTCCACATCCCCGTCCTCGGCACCGAGGCCCCCGACGGAGCCCTGGAATGGTCCGCCCTGACCTCGGCGGACGTCCCGCCGGTCTTCGAACAGGTCCCGTTCGACCACCCGTTGTGGGTGCTCTACTCCTCCGGCACCACCGGCCTGCCCAAAGCCATCGTCCAGTCCCAGGGCGGCATCCTCGTCGAACACCTCAAACAGCTCGGCCTGCACTGCGACCTCGGCCCCGAGGACCGCTTCTTCTGGTACACCTCCACCGGCTGGATGATGTGGAACTTCCTCGTCTCCGGCCTCCTCACCGGCACCACCGTCGTCCTGTACGACGGCAGCCCCGGCCACCCCGACACCGGCGCCCAGTGGAGCGTCGCCGAACGCACCGGCGCCACCCTCTTCGGCACCTCCGCCGCCTACGTCATGGCCTGCCGCAAGGCCGGCATCCACCCGGGACGCGACTACGACCTCTCCCGCGTCCAGTGCGTCGGCACCACCGGCTCCCCGCTCCCGCCCGACGGCTTCCGCTGGCTCCACGACGAGGTCCGCGAAGACCTGTGGATCGCCTCCGTCAGCGGCGGCACCGATGTCTGCTCCTGCTTCGCCGGAGCCGTCCCCACCCTCCCCGTCCACATCGGCGAACTCCAGGCCCCGAGCCTCGGCACCGACCTCCGGTCCTGGGACCCCAGCGGCCGGCCCCTCATCGACGAGGTCGGCGAACTCGTCGTCACCAACCCCATGCCGTCCATGCCGATCCACTTCTGGAACGACCCCGACGGCACCCGCTACCACGACAGCTACTTCGACACCTACCCCGGCGTCTGGCGCCACGGCGACTGGATCACCCTCACCTCCCGCGGCTCCGTCGTCATCCACGGCCGCTCCGACTCCACCCTCAACCGCCAGGGCGTCCGCATGGGCTCGGCCGACATCTACGAAGCCGTCGAACGCCTCCCGGAAATCAAGGAATCCCTCGTCATCGGCATCGAACAGCCCGACGGCGGCTACTGGATGCCCCTCTTCGTCCAACTCGCCCCCGGCGCAAGCCTCGACGAGGCCCTCCTCGACCGCATCAAGCGCACCATCCGCGAGAACCTCTCCCCACGCCACGTCCCCGACGAGGTCATCGAGGTCCCCGGAGTCCCGCACACCCTCACCGGCAAACGCATCGAGGTCCCCGTCAAACGGCTCCTCCAGGGCACCCCCCTGGAAAAGGCCGTCAACCCCGGCTCCGTCGACAACCTCGACCTGCTGCGCTTCTACGAGGACCTGGCCCGCAAGCGCGCCTGA
- a CDS encoding NUDIX domain-containing protein — protein sequence MSANQHPPANSARDSHCSSCGAPYGEGVSGWPRTCEACHSVAYRNPLPVAVALQPVYDTKGTALVVITRTIAPARGGTALPGGFIDHREDWRHAVVRELKEETGICAADRDVRLADAMSSPDGHLLLFGLLPERPAATLPSPVPTDETEGWHLLRRPAELAFPLHTLAVQAFFDGRYI from the coding sequence GTGTCCGCGAATCAACACCCACCCGCCAACTCCGCACGCGACTCGCACTGTTCGAGCTGCGGAGCGCCCTACGGAGAGGGCGTTTCAGGCTGGCCCCGCACCTGCGAGGCCTGCCACTCAGTGGCCTACCGCAATCCGCTCCCCGTCGCGGTGGCCCTCCAGCCCGTGTACGACACCAAGGGCACAGCCCTCGTCGTGATCACACGGACCATCGCCCCCGCGCGCGGGGGCACCGCCCTGCCCGGCGGCTTCATCGACCACCGGGAGGACTGGCGGCACGCCGTCGTCCGTGAACTCAAGGAGGAGACGGGTATCTGCGCGGCCGACCGCGATGTGCGCCTCGCCGACGCCATGAGCTCACCCGACGGTCATCTGCTGCTGTTCGGGCTCCTCCCGGAGCGCCCGGCCGCCACGCTGCCGTCGCCCGTCCCCACGGACGAGACGGAGGGCTGGCACCTGCTGCGCAGACCCGCCGAACTCGCCTTCCCCCTGCACACCCTGGCCGTCCAGGCCTTCTTCGACGGCCGCTACATCTGA
- a CDS encoding roadblock/LC7 domain-containing protein, with amino-acid sequence MTAPKAERHTATGTSGELNWLLDDLVQRVASIRKALVLSSDGLPTGVSEDLTREDSEHLAAVSSGFHSLAKGVGRHFEAGSVRQTVVELDEAFLFVTAAGDGSCLAVLADAEADIGQVAYEMTLLVKRVGVHLGSAPRADGPRGG; translated from the coding sequence ATGACCGCACCGAAGGCCGAACGGCACACCGCGACCGGCACGTCCGGGGAGCTCAACTGGCTCCTGGACGATCTGGTGCAGCGCGTCGCCAGCATCCGCAAGGCGCTCGTGCTCTCCAGCGACGGACTGCCCACGGGCGTCTCCGAGGACCTCACCAGAGAGGACAGCGAGCACCTGGCCGCCGTCTCCTCCGGTTTCCACAGCCTCGCCAAGGGCGTCGGCCGCCACTTCGAGGCGGGCAGCGTCCGGCAGACCGTCGTCGAACTCGACGAGGCCTTCCTCTTCGTCACGGCCGCCGGTGACGGCAGCTGCCTCGCCGTCCTCGCCGACGCCGAGGCGGACATCGGCCAGGTCGCCTACGAGATGACCCTGCTCGTCAAGCGGGTCGGCGTACATCTGGGCTCCGCCCCGCGCGCCGACGGCCCCCGCGGCGGGTAG
- the glpK gene encoding glycerol kinase GlpK, which translates to MPDNAQKYVAAIDQGTTSSRCIVFDHGGAIVAVDQREHRQIFPKPGWVEHDATEIWSKVQAVVAGAIAKAGLRADQISALGITNQRETTVLWDRATGKPVHNAIVWQDTRTSALCNELGGTDGQDRFREQTGLPLASYFSGPKAAWLLDNVPGLRARAERGEIAFGTIDSWLIWNLTGGTDGGRHVTDVTNAGRTMLMNLETLQWDASILAAMNVPEAVLPEIRSSAEVYGTAVGPLAGVPVASALGDQQAAVFGQACYDVGTAKNTYGTGSFLLLNTGNRPVPSKSGLLTTMGYKIGDEAPVYCLEGSIAITGALVQWFRDQLGIIRTADEIEPLAASVDDNGGAYIVPAFSGLFAPYWRSDARGVVTGLTRYVTKAHLARAVLEATSWQTREVVDAMFQDSGVPITTLKVDGGMTKNNLLMQHQADVLGVPVIRPRVSETTCLGAAYAAGLATGVWNDLDELKSHWRKDVEWTPGMEASVRDREYHNWRKAVEKSLGWHEDDAS; encoded by the coding sequence ATGCCGGACAACGCCCAGAAGTACGTCGCCGCCATCGATCAGGGCACCACTTCCAGCCGCTGCATCGTCTTCGACCACGGCGGTGCCATCGTCGCCGTCGACCAGCGTGAGCACCGTCAGATCTTCCCCAAGCCGGGATGGGTGGAGCACGACGCCACCGAGATCTGGTCGAAGGTGCAGGCGGTGGTCGCCGGGGCCATCGCGAAGGCGGGCCTGCGCGCGGATCAGATCAGCGCGCTCGGTATCACCAACCAGCGGGAGACCACGGTCCTGTGGGACCGCGCCACGGGCAAACCGGTGCACAACGCGATCGTCTGGCAGGACACCCGTACCTCGGCGCTCTGCAACGAACTCGGCGGCACGGACGGCCAGGATCGCTTCCGTGAGCAGACCGGGCTGCCGCTGGCCAGCTACTTCTCCGGCCCCAAGGCCGCCTGGCTGCTCGACAACGTGCCGGGGCTGAGGGCCCGTGCCGAGCGTGGTGAGATCGCGTTCGGCACCATCGACTCCTGGCTGATCTGGAACCTCACCGGCGGCACCGACGGCGGCCGGCATGTCACCGACGTCACCAACGCCGGGCGGACCATGCTGATGAACCTGGAGACGCTCCAGTGGGACGCCTCGATCCTCGCCGCGATGAACGTCCCGGAGGCGGTCCTCCCGGAGATCAGGTCCTCCGCCGAGGTGTACGGCACCGCCGTGGGCCCGCTGGCCGGCGTACCCGTCGCCTCCGCGCTCGGTGACCAGCAGGCGGCGGTGTTCGGCCAGGCCTGCTACGACGTGGGCACGGCGAAGAACACGTACGGCACCGGGAGCTTCCTGCTGCTCAACACCGGGAACCGGCCGGTGCCGTCGAAGAGCGGCCTGCTCACGACCATGGGGTACAAGATCGGCGACGAGGCGCCGGTGTACTGCCTGGAGGGGTCGATCGCGATCACGGGCGCCCTGGTGCAGTGGTTCCGTGACCAGCTCGGCATCATCCGTACCGCCGACGAGATCGAGCCCTTGGCGGCGAGCGTCGACGACAACGGCGGGGCGTACATCGTGCCCGCGTTCTCCGGGCTGTTCGCGCCCTACTGGCGGTCGGACGCGCGCGGGGTCGTCACCGGGCTGACGAGGTACGTCACGAAGGCCCATCTCGCGCGCGCGGTGCTGGAGGCGACGAGCTGGCAGACGCGGGAGGTCGTGGACGCCATGTTCCAGGACTCCGGGGTGCCCATCACGACCCTGAAGGTCGACGGGGGCATGACCAAGAACAATCTGCTGATGCAGCATCAGGCGGATGTCCTGGGCGTGCCGGTGATCCGGCCCCGGGTCTCGGAGACGACCTGCCTGGGCGCCGCGTACGCGGCCGGGCTGGCGACCGGGGTGTGGAACGACCTGGACGAGCTGAAGTCGCACTGGCGCAAGGACGTCGAGTGGACGCCGGGCATGGAGGCGTCCGTCCGCGACCGCGAGTACCACAACTGGCGCAAGGCGGTGGAGAAGAGCCTCGGCTGGCACGAGGACGACGCGAGCTGA
- a CDS encoding lipid-transfer protein yields the protein MTGEVAVLGAGMHPWGKWGRSFVEYGTVAARAALSDAGVDWRDVGSVVGADTVRGGYPGYVAGATFAKALGWQGARVTSVYAACASGAQAVGTARAQILAGLADVVLVVGADSAPKGFFRPAGGDRADDPDWLRFRVLGATNPTYFGLYARRRMAVHGDTPEDFARVKVKNSALGALNPYARYRRRVTAEEVAASAVVADPLRLLDICATSDGGAALVLSSMEFARRHQVTEPVRIRAVSTVSPRYPTTVLDLPDIATDSAVAVAPPDETFRASIARAAYEEAGVGPEDLSCAEVYDLSTALELQWYEDLGLCGEGGAAKLLRDGATALGGRIPVNASGGLASFGEAVPAQAIAQVCELVWQLRGEATGRQVEGARVGISANQGLFGHGSAVVAVR from the coding sequence GTGACGGGTGAGGTGGCGGTGCTGGGCGCGGGGATGCACCCGTGGGGCAAGTGGGGAAGGAGTTTCGTCGAGTACGGGACGGTGGCGGCGCGCGCGGCGCTGAGCGACGCGGGGGTCGACTGGCGGGACGTCGGATCGGTCGTCGGGGCGGACACGGTGCGTGGCGGCTATCCGGGCTACGTGGCGGGGGCGACCTTCGCGAAGGCGCTGGGCTGGCAGGGGGCCCGGGTCACGAGTGTGTACGCGGCCTGCGCGTCCGGCGCGCAGGCGGTCGGCACCGCGCGGGCCCAGATCCTCGCGGGTCTCGCGGACGTGGTGCTCGTCGTGGGCGCGGACTCGGCTCCGAAGGGCTTCTTCCGGCCCGCCGGCGGGGATCGGGCGGACGATCCGGACTGGCTGCGGTTCCGGGTGCTCGGGGCCACCAATCCGACGTACTTCGGGCTGTACGCGCGGCGGCGGATGGCGGTGCACGGCGACACACCGGAGGACTTCGCCCGGGTCAAGGTGAAGAACTCCGCGCTGGGGGCGCTCAACCCGTACGCGCGCTATCGCAGGCGGGTCACCGCGGAGGAGGTCGCCGCCTCCGCGGTGGTCGCCGATCCGCTGCGGCTGCTGGACATCTGCGCGACCTCCGACGGGGGTGCGGCGCTGGTGCTGTCCAGCATGGAGTTCGCGCGGCGGCACCAAGTGACGGAGCCGGTGCGGATACGGGCGGTGTCCACGGTGTCGCCCCGCTATCCCACCACCGTGCTGGATCTGCCGGACATCGCCACGGACTCCGCGGTCGCGGTGGCGCCGCCGGACGAGACGTTCCGGGCGTCGATCGCGCGGGCGGCGTACGAGGAGGCGGGCGTCGGGCCCGAGGATCTGTCGTGCGCCGAGGTGTACGACCTGTCCACGGCGCTGGAGTTGCAGTGGTACGAGGACCTGGGGCTGTGCGGCGAGGGCGGGGCCGCGAAGCTGCTGCGCGACGGCGCCACGGCGCTGGGCGGGCGCATACCGGTGAACGCCAGCGGCGGGCTGGCCTCCTTCGGCGAGGCGGTTCCGGCACAGGCGATCGCCCAGGTGTGCGAGTTGGTGTGGCAGTTGCGGGGGGAGGCGACCGGGCGGCAGGTCGAGGGGGCGCGGGTGGGTATCAGCGCCAATCAGGGGTTGTTCGGACATGGGTCGGCGGTGGTCGCCGTTCGGTGA
- a CDS encoding GTP-binding protein, with translation MILGRSERGTPPVEPVTLKILVAGGFGVGKTTCVAAVSEIKPLRTEEVLTEAGRPVDDTSGVENKTTTTVAMDFGRITLREDLVLYLFGTPGQDRFWFLWDELASGALGAVVLVDTRRLEDCFAAVDYFERRSIPFVIGVNCFDDAARYPAETVRQALDLDPEVPIVLCDARRRDSVKDVLVSVVRHAMAHATDHRQPAAT, from the coding sequence ATGATCCTCGGGCGCTCTGAGCGCGGCACACCTCCGGTCGAGCCCGTCACGCTCAAGATCCTCGTGGCCGGCGGCTTCGGTGTGGGCAAGACGACCTGCGTCGCCGCGGTCAGCGAGATCAAGCCACTGCGCACCGAGGAGGTGCTCACCGAGGCCGGCCGCCCGGTCGACGACACCAGCGGTGTGGAGAACAAGACCACCACCACCGTCGCCATGGACTTCGGGCGTATCACCCTCCGCGAGGACCTGGTCCTGTACCTCTTCGGCACTCCCGGCCAGGACCGCTTCTGGTTCCTCTGGGACGAACTCGCCTCCGGCGCGCTCGGCGCGGTGGTGCTCGTCGACACCCGTCGGCTGGAGGACTGCTTCGCCGCCGTCGACTACTTCGAGCGTCGCTCCATACCCTTCGTGATCGGCGTCAACTGCTTCGACGACGCCGCGCGGTACCCGGCCGAGACCGTCCGCCAGGCCCTCGACCTCGACCCCGAGGTGCCGATCGTGCTGTGCGACGCCCGCCGCCGGGACTCGGTCAAGGACGTCCTGGTCTCCGTCGTCCGGCACGCGATGGCCCACGCCACCGACCACCGCCAGCCCGCCGCCACCTGA
- a CDS encoding glycoside hydrolase family 31 protein — translation MDGRDLVRSVKLLGSAGAAQGLRTVRAAWRRRRADAVGLPARGAERARVPGPVAEVEPGPGGGIVRFARSELRVTVDVNGAVFWGWDGAGPEPSYALAGRCPEPDPRAVLEPDKDGGWRVVAERVTVVVSRHGAVEVCTPGGVTLRRDLPPRWWEPVGGGRARWVQRSEVAADARFFGLGGRAAGPRLRGGTYRLWNTDPGHTFAPGDDPLYITMPVQLVVADAATHLVFHDSTWDGTVTLSEGEEGAGSGHDRAGTSEVRMDGGPLRCWVIVGSPARVLHAWAALTGAPALPPAWALGHHHARWGFGSEQEVRRIVAGYREHGLPLDAVHLDIDHYDGHRVFTVDAENFPKLPVLADELRRDGIRLVSIVDAAVKAEPGDAVYDGGTAEDAFVRDAAGEVAEGLVWPGESVFPDFTRARTRAWWGGLYEERLAQGFAGFWHDMNEPTSFTAFGENTLPRSVRHDLEGRGGDHREAHNVYALCMARAGYEGLRELVPEERPFVFSRSGWAGMQRYGGTWSGDVATGWPGLRASLSLVLGLGLCGVPYSGPDVGGFDGSPSPELYLRWFQLGAYLPLFRTHASLRAGRREPWEFGEETLGHARVALGERRRLLPYFMTLAHLARRTGAPYARPLWWGAPEDRALRDCEDAFLLGDCLLVAPVLDAGVDRRAVQLPRGRWYDTVTGQAYEGPGQVVLDAPLSRIPVLARAGAVLPVRGADGGLELEVWAPAHGRTGGGLVVPDAGDGWDEPEVERYTARREGPRVVVERDGDEGPVEPSFPVRVRGLDRE, via the coding sequence ATGGACGGTCGTGACCTGGTGCGTTCGGTGAAATTGCTCGGTTCGGCGGGGGCGGCTCAGGGGCTGCGCACCGTGCGGGCAGCATGGCGCAGGAGGCGTGCCGACGCCGTCGGGTTGCCGGCACGGGGCGCCGAGCGGGCCCGGGTGCCGGGGCCGGTGGCGGAGGTGGAGCCGGGTCCGGGCGGTGGGATCGTGCGGTTCGCCCGGTCGGAGCTGCGGGTGACGGTCGATGTGAACGGCGCGGTCTTCTGGGGCTGGGACGGTGCGGGGCCGGAGCCGTCGTACGCGCTCGCGGGGCGGTGTCCCGAGCCGGATCCGCGGGCCGTTCTGGAGCCGGACAAGGACGGCGGCTGGCGGGTCGTGGCCGAGCGGGTGACGGTCGTCGTGTCGCGGCACGGGGCCGTGGAGGTGTGTACGCCCGGTGGGGTGACGCTGCGGCGGGATCTGCCGCCCCGGTGGTGGGAGCCGGTCGGCGGGGGCCGGGCGCGGTGGGTGCAGCGCTCGGAGGTGGCGGCGGACGCGCGGTTCTTCGGTCTGGGCGGCCGGGCGGCCGGGCCCCGGCTGCGTGGCGGAACGTATCGGCTGTGGAACACCGACCCCGGACACACCTTCGCACCCGGTGACGATCCGCTGTACATCACGATGCCGGTGCAGCTGGTGGTGGCGGACGCGGCGACGCATCTGGTGTTCCACGACAGCACGTGGGACGGCACGGTGACGTTGTCCGAGGGCGAGGAGGGGGCCGGGTCGGGGCACGACCGGGCGGGTACGTCCGAGGTGCGGATGGACGGCGGGCCGCTGCGCTGCTGGGTGATCGTGGGCTCCCCCGCGCGCGTGCTGCACGCCTGGGCCGCTCTGACGGGCGCTCCGGCGCTGCCGCCGGCGTGGGCGCTCGGGCATCATCACGCGCGGTGGGGCTTCGGGAGCGAGCAGGAGGTGCGGCGGATCGTCGCGGGCTACCGGGAGCACGGTCTGCCGCTGGACGCGGTCCATCTGGACATCGACCACTACGACGGCCATCGGGTGTTCACGGTGGACGCGGAGAACTTCCCGAAGCTGCCGGTTCTCGCCGACGAGTTGCGGCGGGACGGGATCCGGCTGGTGTCGATCGTCGACGCGGCGGTCAAGGCGGAGCCGGGCGACGCGGTGTACGACGGCGGGACGGCCGAGGACGCGTTCGTGCGGGACGCCGCCGGTGAGGTCGCGGAGGGGCTGGTGTGGCCCGGGGAGTCGGTGTTCCCGGACTTCACGCGTGCGCGTACGCGTGCGTGGTGGGGCGGTCTCTACGAGGAGCGGCTGGCGCAGGGCTTCGCCGGGTTCTGGCACGACATGAACGAGCCGACGTCGTTCACGGCGTTCGGCGAGAACACGCTGCCCCGGTCGGTCCGGCACGATCTGGAGGGCCGGGGCGGCGACCATCGCGAGGCGCACAACGTGTACGCGCTGTGCATGGCCCGCGCGGGGTACGAGGGGCTGCGCGAGCTGGTGCCCGAGGAGCGGCCGTTCGTGTTCTCGCGCTCCGGGTGGGCCGGTATGCAGCGCTACGGGGGCACGTGGTCCGGGGACGTGGCGACGGGCTGGCCCGGGTTGCGTGCGTCGCTGTCGCTGGTGCTGGGGCTGGGGCTGTGCGGGGTGCCGTACTCGGGCCCTGACGTGGGCGGGTTCGACGGGAGCCCCTCGCCGGAGCTGTATCTGCGGTGGTTCCAGCTCGGCGCGTATCTGCCGCTGTTCCGTACGCACGCGAGCCTGCGGGCGGGGCGGCGGGAGCCGTGGGAGTTCGGGGAGGAGACCCTCGGGCACGCGCGCGTGGCGCTCGGGGAGCGGCGGCGGCTGCTGCCGTACTTCATGACGCTGGCTCATCTGGCGCGCCGTACGGGGGCGCCCTACGCACGTCCGCTCTGGTGGGGCGCGCCCGAGGACCGGGCGTTGCGGGACTGTGAGGACGCGTTCCTGCTGGGTGACTGTCTGCTGGTGGCGCCGGTGCTCGACGCGGGCGTGGACCGGCGTGCGGTGCAGTTGCCGCGGGGGCGGTGGTACGACACGGTGACCGGGCAGGCGTACGAGGGGCCGGGGCAGGTGGTGCTGGACGCGCCGCTGTCGCGGATCCCGGTACTCGCGCGCGCGGGTGCCGTGCTGCCGGTCCGGGGCGCCGACGGCGGCCTGGAGCTGGAGGTGTGGGCACCCGCGCACGGGCGGACGGGGGGCGGGCTCGTGGTGCCGGACGCGGGCGACGGCTGGGACGAGCCGGAGGTGGAGCGGTACACGGCGCGCCGGGAGGGGCCGCGGGTGGTGGTGGAGCGGGACGGGGACGAGGGTCCGGTCGAGCCTTCGTTTCCCGTGCGGGTACGCGGGCTCGACCGGGAATGA
- a CDS encoding MIP/aquaporin family protein, protein MSNGDIFVGEVIGTAILILFGAGVCAAVTLRFSKARASGWIVIAFGWGFAVLAGAYTAAPLSGGHLNPAVTIGIAVDTEIWDKVWVYLLGQMVGAMLGAVLAYLVYLAQFQANVREEGTTEGTADEPTPTLGIFSTIPEIRNPVANLITEIVATIALVLPILAFGRNAGIGIGQIPGEEAGIYGSGISVLLVSFLVVGIGLSLGGPTGYAINPARDLGPRIVHTFLPIPNKGTSDWGYAWIPVVGPLVGGALAGLLYNAAF, encoded by the coding sequence ATGAGCAACGGAGACATATTCGTCGGTGAGGTCATCGGTACGGCGATCCTGATTCTCTTCGGCGCCGGTGTGTGCGCCGCCGTCACTCTCAGGTTCTCGAAGGCGAGGGCATCGGGCTGGATCGTCATCGCGTTCGGCTGGGGCTTCGCCGTGCTGGCGGGCGCCTACACCGCCGCTCCCCTGTCCGGCGGGCACCTCAACCCGGCGGTGACGATAGGGATCGCGGTCGACACGGAGATCTGGGACAAGGTCTGGGTGTATCTGCTCGGGCAGATGGTCGGCGCGATGCTCGGGGCGGTGCTCGCCTACCTCGTCTATCTCGCGCAGTTCCAGGCGAACGTCCGCGAGGAGGGCACCACCGAGGGCACCGCGGACGAACCGACGCCGACCCTCGGGATCTTCTCCACCATCCCGGAGATCCGGAACCCGGTCGCCAACCTGATCACGGAGATCGTCGCGACGATCGCCCTGGTCCTGCCGATCCTCGCCTTCGGCCGGAACGCGGGCATCGGCATCGGACAGATCCCCGGCGAGGAGGCCGGGATCTACGGCTCGGGCATCTCGGTCCTGCTGGTGTCCTTCCTGGTCGTCGGCATCGGTCTCTCCCTCGGCGGGCCCACCGGCTACGCCATCAACCCGGCCCGTGACCTCGGCCCGCGCATCGTGCACACCTTCCTGCCGATCCCGAACAAGGGCACCTCGGACTGGGGTTACGCCTGGATCCCGGTCGTCGGGCCCCTGGTGGGCGGTGCCCTCGCGGGTCTTCTCTACAACGCAGCCTTCTGA